ACTGCTCAAACCTGCTCCCAAACCCAAACATCATGCCAGACAAACACTAGCACTTTTCCCACTCTCCCATTAACTACTAATCTAAGTAATTAACAGATACAAAATTAAGATAAACGCATATAAAATTCTGTACCAAATCCAATCTCTCATTAATCTCATATATAAATCTTTACAGAAATCTCTAATATTAAAAAAATCAGATCCTAATTAATGAACATACTATTATAATCCTCTGTATATGTGTATTTCTGTAATCAACAatccaaaaataaaactaaaaaaatgaaATGATTTAATAACAATGCAGATGTAGATCAACCTGAAACTTAATCATAGTTTGATTATATGCCATGATTTGTGATATGGTGCATCATGCTCGGACATTTCGTTTCTTTCTGTTTGTACATCTTAATCATTTTTGAGTGAAATCGGTAGAACCTTGGTGCATCCGAGCTGAATGTATCGATTTCAGATGCAATTAAATCTCATTTTTCAATCCAGCTCTGAATCTAGCAATGAAACTATCAGCTTTGTAATCAACATCAGGACTAGGACAGAATGGCGATGAAGGAATTGATGATTCTCCGTCAGTGGCATTATCCATAATCCTTGGTGTACTAATTGGTGTATCCATTGGTGATTCCTGAGCTGATGGTGCGTCATCTAACAATTCAGTTGACCCGTTACGAGAAGTCCGGCTTCGGATTCTGACGAAGTCGCCGCGGACAACGAACTTCATTGCTGACATTTTgaatggcggtggtggtggaggtggcggCATTGGAATTAATGGGGATTGGTTGCCGCTGTTGGGATATAATTCATCACTTGGGAAATAAGCATTTGAACTCCTGGATGTTGGCAACGGTGGTTTACCCGGTGTGGAGGGTTTTTTGCGCCGAGATGTTTCTGGTTTTGGCGGTGACCGGGCTGGTTGTGGGGTGATTTCTGGCGTTGGTGGAGATGGGTCTTGATTTTGAACTCTTCTTCTGGAGGAACGAGATGGTTTTGTTGGAGGTGGTGGGGGAGCCGGTGGTGGGACGGAGTCTGAATGGATTTTCTTTGTTTTGCTGCTCTTTTTGAATAGTTGATGGAAAACTGACGAAGGTGGTGGAGGAGGTGGTGGCGGAGGTGGCGGCGATGGTGGTGGACCCACATATGATTGAGATGCTGGTTCTTCAAACATTTGATGAAACATATCATCAAAACTCTCTTTACTCTTCTGtttgttctttttcttgttctttctttGATTGTATAGTGAAGTAAAAGTGTTCTTTATCTCTTTtgctgcattgctacttctttttctttcacTTTTAGCACTCTTCTGCTCTGATTTCGACGGTTCCGCTGGTtgtagtggtggtggtgctgcAGATGGTGGTGGGATTGAAGGTTGTGTTTGAGCTTTTTCAGATTCCAAGTCTTTCTTTTCTTCAACCGGTTTCTCTCTGCGTTCGATAGACCGAAATGCTCGTCTCTCTGCCCGTTCTTTTCTTCTAGTCTCCACCGCCGTGGGTGGTCGTGGCGGTTGGGGTGGTTTCTCAGGCAATGGTGGTGCTGGTGTTTTTTCTGGCGatcgtggtggtggtggtttttcTGTTGGTTCTGCTACTGGTGGTGGTTCCGGTAATGAAACTTCTTGTTGACGCACCACAAATGTATCAACAGGTATAGTTTTTGTGTCACTGAAGTATTTAGTATCATCAGATTCCGGCACGGTTGCCGGAACAGGTGCCGAATTGTGATGCTGGAGATAATTTGATTCACCGTACTGATACTCAGATGGTACCGGAGCGGGAATTGGATCTGATGGGTGACGGCGATGAAGATAATTGAGTTCACCTCCATATTGATATCCATCTACATTGATATCGTCGTAAAATCTTCGGGTTTCCGGTGCCTGATTCCACAATGATTCTTGCCGGAGATCAGGATATGAACTGCTATTCCTTCTCATTCCGCCCCTGACATTACTACTAGTAGAAGATAAACTGCTCAGATTATCCACTGAACTGTACATCATCGGATTCGTATTAGAGTACCCAATCCACGGTTGATCCGTCTCCATAGGCCGATACCGGAGATgattttggtggtggtggcggtgctgTAGTTGAATAGGTTCATCCTCCTCCACCAATGCTCGCTGCGACGACAAATTCGAAAAACCATTGTCGGCAACACCGGCGGGGACATCATCGGCGGTTCTTCTACTAAGAAACCCACAAATTATAGCAAAGAATACCAAAACAATATTCAGACTATCCCAATTTTTCTTCACCAGATGGGGCTTTACATATTGAGAAGTGAACGAAAGAAATGATGGAACTACAAAGAAGATTAGAAACAGTGCTATAATTGTCAAAATTATGATCAAAAACCCCGAATTCGTAAGGAAATTCGAAGATCGCCGCCTGTTACGGTTGTTGTTTAGCCAGAACGGTGGCATATCTCcaccttcttctccttccatggTTTTTTCCTTTGTTGAGCTATTGCTTTTTGATGAatttgcttttctttttcttgagaCAAATTTTGCTTTTTCCACAGCTCTTTTGAAAAAATGGGTTGGAGTAAATGTGATATCAATCTGTACCGGTTGTGAGAGTATTTATATAAACTACTTGCTTGAAATAAatgattattttatttattataataatgttaaagtattttttttttttttctgataatgTATTATTGTTCGTATACGCGCGTTGCGTGTATTTGGTGTTATTCGGATAAAGGAATCATATACCATCTTAATTAAAATACACGATCTGTAATTCTTCGTAATAATAAGGTTTAGTTTTTCTCAATAAATGATCTCATTGTCTGGCTATGTAATCTTTTCATTCACTCAGTTCAATTTTAAGAATTGAAATTCAAACCAATAGATTACCGTAAAaatttacaataaaaatattacatTATAAAACCAAATATTCAAACCAATAGCTGAATTTAGTACCGAAATTGTGACGGATACAATTGTATTGTGTAGACAAAGTGGATATGTAAGGTATTTTCCTGACCAAAAGCCTAAATAAGGTATCTATGAAAAGTGGTGAATTGGTGGGTTCTTTTTGGTTAAAGTGGTGGTGCAAGTGAAGTGTTGTATTGAATGATGAGCTAGTGACAGGTTTATGGTCTCTCTAACTATCCACTGTGATAGGTGTGAAAGTTAGCTAGCAACATTAGTCACCGGTCCTACAACCCATGGATCAATCATGGCCAGGAAGAGGTTGTGTGGTGAAATCTACCCGCTAAGGATGGGGTCAGCGACTATGACAAGCTACAAGTACATTACAATGTGCTTTTCTATTTTAAGGGTAAGAACATGTGTTTTCTCCTAACTCACCTGATTTATTTGGATTTGACTGAAGTCATCTGACTTATCtgaatctgactcaatatgtttgttttttgagtcagatctaattcatctgactcaaaaatatgagtCATTAGTTTGTTTCCATGAATCAGGGTTATTTTATTACCTGACTCAAACAGGTCCGAATCAGGAGTTAGGTCTGACTCAGATCGCGAGTTAGATCtaactcaaaataaaaaaacaaaccatCTGACATCTGACTCGGACGGAGTCAGATCCAGACCCGAGTCATCAAAAAACAAACATGCTCTAAGTAAAGTTTCTAAGAGATCAAAAGAATTTTAAATTGTAGATTAATATCTTTGATTTAAATTACCTTCCCTGTTTACTTGGAAACctgaaattattttattttattttttgtctgtaaattaaGATAAAAAGGTATTTCTGACAAATCATACATAAATTTTGTGCAGCTTGATTCCTTACAAATACGTATCACACAAGGTAGTCAATTTCGGATTGTCTCGGTCGACACCGAGATACTGGTTCAATTTTGTCTCGGGGAAATTCCGTTTTAAAATCTCGGTAAAATCTCGGTTTCATATTTTATATCCTCGTATCgataatcacttaaaagaaacatagtattagtaaatctggttgttcaccttcctcatcatcaacaccaaataataattttagctcaagaaattcaaacacagcAATAAAcaataatactagtgagtgaattaatctttttaatttttgtacgtgagattagtccactcaatttaaaaagaaaaaaaaaaatccggccaagacaaatcaattccgaccgaaaaacgcgtttccggccaaaattttcgcaaagatttcgtccgaccgaaattaacaaaatcgtgtcttcttggaccgaaatccAGAATTTCGCCGAAATTTCGGCCGAAATGACCGAAATCAACTACATAGGTATCACATTTCTTGTAATTTAGAAACCAAAATATTACAGGTGGATGTTTTGTTCTTTGTGCAAACCACCATCTCTATAGCTCCCGTTCCACACCAGGAGGAAAAACTGGATACAAGAACTACCTGAACGCGAAGTATAAAAAGCCAGAAGAGGTGGTGCACTCATTTTTTTAGTGCCTATGTCTATGAGCATCTTAATCTCTCTTAAACGGAAAAATAAAACAAGCAGTTGGAGTATAACGGAAATAATttggaaatattttattgttcatgatgGCGCTGAAAAACCATGCCAATTTGCATTGCCAGCAATGGAGAAACACGCAATAGCGTGTCATAACTTGAAGTCTTTGAAATGTTGTCGATCTGTTTTACTATTACAATATCAAATGCCGCATGTCACAGTTCATGTGATCACTGACAGACAATATCTTAGGTACGTAGATATTTCCCGTTACTGCCAAAATCTGCACAGGCGAGAACCCCTGCCCCCGCTCTCACGACCAAAGATTTTGTTTGCTTCcaagaaaacaaataaaacaagatACAAGGCACGTAATCTATGAATTTGCACACTGAATTTtaggaacaatttttttttagaaatttgcATGTCGTCTACTTCAAGACAGTGTTCACATGTATTGGGCCATAACACAAGGAGCAAAGTACGGTTACAAGTCACCTAAAACTAGGCGCGTATATGTTTAAAAAAAAACGGTGCAATACTTTGGCAATACGCATAATATCATTTGTGTCAAGTTTTATACACACAGCTTGATTAATACAGCTAGAGAAAACCCATTACAGAACGTAATAGCATGAGAAAAAGTGTGTTTTGTTACAACCAAAAGCGACTTTAAGTGAAAATGACCCATTTGCGATTTGTGGTAAGCTGTATCAGCCAATACTCTCATTACTATGGATTTATGTATGGTAAGAATATCTCGGTTTATTACTCAAACACAAAACGGAGTTAAGCAtactgaagcaaaatcaattaCCTCCACTTGCCAATTAATTTTAATGATCTGCCGTCCACTACACCCAGTGGCGGAACTAGACTTTGATTATGGGGAGGACTTGACTCTTTTCTTGGGCTGGCTTAAGGGTAAAATTTACAAACATATAATGACCCAACACAAAAAGGGCTATGAAAAAAATGTCTTTTTCCAATCTTGGGGCTGGCTTGAGCAAGCCCTAGTCCAAGGGTAGTTCCGCCCCTGACTACACCAAACCTCACACACAATAAATTACTTTCGGAGAGAAGGGACCCATTATCAAATATGTGAGAGTTGGTTTTGGTGGAGTCcaattctttatttattttcgtAATACCATTTAAAGTTGTTTCTTTAATGCTTGTTTGCTTCCATATATAGTGTTGATTTAAGTTTTCTCTAGTTTATCAATTTTCCAGCGCATCCAATAACTCTTGCGGGATCCATCATTTCTCGGAATTTTCTTCGTAGCTACCCTATAAGTGTGATCCACCATTTTCCAAAGTTTTCATTTGGTCAAATTTAATGTATGCGATTTTTGGGACCCTTCAGTCCGCCAAGAACCATTGTTTTCTTTCCCCATCTGTCTAGCATTTGTGGCTCTCACAATCTGATAGATATTTGAGAAACGGTGTATAACTTTTGTTAGACGCATATAATTTGTGTCAATTttgtgtccaaaaatataaaaacaatttcCATTAAAGAAATTGAAGGAAAAGTGTTTGTTACACCAAAGTTGTGTGGGCGGGCCTATGAATAAAAAGACTCAATGATCACAAAGGAAAAAGATGCATATAATCTGTATCAGGAGATACTCACATCAGTATGGACTTAGGCTACTCCCTATAGACTAGATTGACCAAAAAGTGatgcaaatcaaaaaaaaaaagtgtggttTAAAAGTTAACACTTGCACTTGCTAACTCTCTCTCTTAGCATATAATCTGTATCAGTAGATACTCTCATCAATATGTATCGTATGAATACCTCGATTTATTACTTAAACACAAGacagagttaagcacgaggaaATAATAGTGTTTCGGAAAATATAAACTCCACTAAAACTCACACACAATAAAGTAGCTTTAGAGGGGAGGGACTCACCGACCAAACCTGTGAGAGTTTGTTTTGGTAGAGTCCAATTTTCTAAGTCTTATTATtctttatttttcatgaaaccctctAAAGTCTATTCTTTACTGCTCGTCTGCTTCAGTGTATTGTACTGATTTAGAATTTTCCTAATTATCAATTTTCCTACGGGTCCAATAGTTATTGTCATGATTTATATGGGGATACCAGTCCTAC
Above is a genomic segment from Papaver somniferum cultivar HN1 chromosome 10, ASM357369v1, whole genome shotgun sequence containing:
- the LOC113316726 gene encoding proteoglycan 4-like, whose amino-acid sequence is MEGEEGGDMPPFWLNNNRNRRRSSNFLTNSGFLIIILTIIALFLIFFVVPSFLSFTSQYVKPHLVKKNWDSLNIVLVFFAIICGFLSRRTADDVPAGVADNGFSNLSSQRALVEEDEPIQLQHRHHHQNHLRYRPMETDQPWIGYSNTNPMMYSSVDNLSSLSSTSSNVRGGMRRNSSSYPDLRQESLWNQAPETRRFYDDINVDGYQYGGELNYLHRRHPSDPIPAPVPSEYQYGESNYLQHHNSAPVPATVPESDDTKYFSDTKTIPVDTFVVRQQEVSLPEPPPVAEPTEKPPPPRSPEKTPAPPLPEKPPQPPRPPTAVETRRKERAERRAFRSIERREKPVEEKKDLESEKAQTQPSIPPPSAAPPPLQPAEPSKSEQKSAKSERKRSSNAAKEIKNTFTSLYNQRKNKKKNKQKSKESFDDMFHQMFEEPASQSYVGPPPSPPPPPPPPPPPSSVFHQLFKKSSKTKKIHSDSVPPPAPPPPPTKPSRSSRRRVQNQDPSPPTPEITPQPARSPPKPETSRRKKPSTPGKPPLPTSRSSNAYFPSDELYPNSGNQSPLIPMPPPPPPPPFKMSAMKFVVRGDFVRIRSRTSRNGSTELLDDAPSAQESPMDTPISTPRIMDNATDGESSIPSSPFCPSPDVDYKADSFIARFRAGLKNEI